Proteins from a single region of Clostridia bacterium:
- a CDS encoding F0F1 ATP synthase subunit A — protein MFLLAASDNNLAKVLREAIIPEGFEVAGVSVSPGVVSAVIVAGFLLLVAALIRIFVIPRFKTIPGKFQSVLEKIVEFFSGMAEGNSPHRHGYLGAFAFAAGIYIFVGTLFELLGIQIVVGGVVYTLPAVMSDINACIAVAASAFLSILIGAVRVNKGKGLLSALIDFSLPISMSFRLFGSLLSGLLVTELVYQVTFLYMSVVVPAIVGVLFTMVHAVIQAYILPFLTTLFYGEKTAPSPKKEKKRKKAKEAESRA, from the coding sequence ATGTTTCTTTTGGCCGCATCGGACAACAATTTAGCCAAGGTTCTGCGCGAAGCCATCATACCCGAGGGCTTCGAGGTAGCGGGCGTGTCCGTCAGCCCCGGCGTGGTCAGCGCCGTTATCGTCGCGGGCTTTTTGCTTTTGGTTGCCGCCCTCATTCGCATTTTCGTCATTCCGCGTTTCAAGACGATCCCCGGCAAGTTTCAATCCGTTCTCGAGAAGATAGTGGAGTTTTTCTCGGGCATGGCGGAGGGCAACAGTCCCCACCGTCACGGCTATTTGGGCGCGTTCGCCTTTGCCGCCGGCATCTATATTTTCGTAGGCACTTTGTTCGAGCTTTTGGGCATTCAAATCGTCGTGGGGGGCGTGGTCTACACCCTTCCCGCCGTCATGAGTGACATCAACGCGTGCATAGCGGTCGCCGCGTCCGCCTTCCTCAGCATCTTGATAGGCGCCGTCCGCGTCAACAAAGGCAAGGGCTTGCTGTCCGCTTTGATCGACTTCAGTCTGCCCATCAGTATGAGTTTCCGTCTCTTCGGTTCGCTTCTCAGCGGACTATTGGTCACCGAGTTGGTCTACCAAGTCACCTTCCTCTATATGTCCGTGGTCGTACCCGCCATCGTGGGCGTGTTGTTCACTATGGTGCACGCCGTCATACAGGCCTACATTCTGCCCTTCCTCACCACCCTCTTCTACGGCGAGAAGACCGCGCCTTCCCCCAAGAAGGAGAAGAAGCGCAAAAAGGCCAAAGAGGCCGAAAGTCGGGCGTAA
- the atpE gene encoding ATP synthase F0 subunit C: protein MSLLLSAIETQAQSLVAYAAALAILLPACAGAVGMAIAICKTLDAIARQPEAEGKLRTTLILGMVFIETTVIYALIVAIMIVIQLF from the coding sequence ATGAGTTTGCTTTTATCCGCTATCGAGACACAGGCCCAGTCGCTGGTGGCCTACGCCGCCGCTCTCGCCATCCTTCTGCCCGCCTGCGCGGGTGCCGTCGGCATGGCCATCGCCATCTGCAAGACGTTGGACGCCATCGCGCGTCAACCCGAGGCCGAGGGCAAGTTGCGCACCACCCTCATCTTGGGCATGGTGTTCATCGAGACCACCGTCATCTACGCGCTGATCGTCGCCATCATGATCGTCATTCAACTCTTCTAA
- a CDS encoding ATP synthase F0 subunit B, giving the protein MLGIDWIKILIHFVVFAVLAVGLYLLLYKPVLRFIRNRQETIQKDIDKGAAMQEEGQAVKAEYDRKMEEIVAERDQLLAEADRQREVMLEEARKQAAEDGKAIKEAAERQAQAAREAQEAELQHDAGRVAVDLATEILGREISQEDNERLIAECLKAWSDHD; this is encoded by the coding sequence ATGTTAGGCATTGATTGGATCAAAATACTGATACACTTCGTGGTGTTCGCCGTCCTTGCCGTAGGGCTATATCTTTTGCTGTACAAGCCCGTTTTGCGTTTTATCCGCAATCGGCAGGAGACCATCCAAAAGGATATCGACAAGGGCGCGGCCATGCAAGAGGAAGGTCAGGCCGTCAAGGCGGAATACGACCGCAAGATGGAAGAGATTGTCGCCGAGCGCGACCAACTGCTCGCCGAAGCGGATCGCCAACGCGAAGTCATGCTCGAAGAAGCCCGCAAGCAGGCCGCCGAGGACGGCAAAGCCATCAAAGAAGCGGCCGAGCGACAGGCCCAAGCCGCGCGCGAAGCGCAGGAAGCCGAGTTGCAGCATGACGCGGGTCGGGTGGCGGTAGACCTTGCCACCGAGATTTTGGGGCGCGAGATTTCGCAAGAAGACAACGAGCGGCTCATCGCCGAGTGTCTCAAGGCTTGGAGCGACCATGACTGA
- a CDS encoding F0F1 ATP synthase subunit delta, translating into MTDIHVTTAMPLSPAMTKEVEAWLLKRYGEYAVTYHIDESLVGGVVIFDGEQVFDGSIKSKLKALK; encoded by the coding sequence ATGACTGATATCCACGTTACGACGGCTATGCCCCTATCCCCCGCCATGACCAAAGAGGTCGAGGCGTGGCTACTCAAACGCTACGGCGAGTACGCGGTCACCTATCATATCGACGAGTCGCTCGTGGGCGGCGTCGTTATTTTCGACGGTGAGCAAGTCTTCGACGGCAGTATCAAAAGCAAACTGAAAGCATTGAAATAA
- a CDS encoding F0F1 ATP synthase subunit alpha, which translates to MNETFHLIQTQIHERLSALSRTGTITKAGRVITACDGVVTIEGLKDVKNGELIYLGEDRYALALNLEADRIGAVLLTGENTVAAGDFAYQTNRIAEVPVGDGVLGRVLNPLGHPLDGKPPVVSTEYRRLESPAPTIWQRAKVDSPLETGVKAIDSIVPIGKGQRELIIGDRQTGKTALCIDAILNQKGKDVVCVYVAIGQKSSTVRKVIDDLTAMGAMDYTIVVAATASQSASLQYLAPYTGTAIAEYFMHAGRDCLIVYDDLSKHAVAYRTISLLLRRPSGREAYPGDIFYLHSRLLERSAHLSETLGGGSLTALPIVETLSGDISAYIPTNVISITDGQIYLESELFHAGVRPAVNVGLSVSRVGSAAQCPAVKKVSRQIRLDLAHYREMSLFARFGADLDKQTKAILARGERLTESLKQPRYQPMTVADMTVELYVVTHKSLLDGLTTDKVKPYVERLLATLYEQEAELMAAIDETKDVTDDQLAVVQTIAKDLANRMR; encoded by the coding sequence ATGAACGAAACCTTCCATCTCATCCAAACCCAAATCCACGAGCGTTTGTCCGCCCTTTCCCGCACCGGCACCATTACCAAGGCCGGTAGGGTCATTACGGCGTGCGACGGCGTGGTGACGATAGAAGGTCTCAAAGACGTCAAAAACGGCGAACTCATCTATTTGGGCGAGGATCGCTACGCTTTGGCCCTCAACTTGGAGGCCGACCGCATCGGCGCCGTGCTCCTCACGGGCGAAAACACGGTCGCCGCGGGCGACTTCGCCTACCAAACCAACCGCATAGCCGAGGTCCCCGTGGGCGATGGCGTTTTGGGCAGAGTGCTCAACCCCTTGGGCCACCCCTTGGACGGCAAACCGCCCGTCGTTTCGACGGAATACCGCCGCTTGGAGTCTCCCGCGCCCACCATTTGGCAACGCGCCAAAGTGGACAGTCCTTTGGAGACGGGCGTCAAGGCCATCGACAGCATCGTGCCCATCGGCAAGGGCCAGCGCGAACTCATCATCGGCGACCGCCAAACGGGCAAGACCGCCCTTTGCATAGACGCCATTCTCAACCAAAAAGGCAAGGACGTGGTATGCGTATACGTAGCCATCGGCCAAAAAAGCAGCACCGTCCGCAAGGTCATCGACGACCTCACCGCGATGGGCGCTATGGACTACACCATCGTGGTGGCCGCCACGGCTTCGCAGTCGGCTTCCTTGCAATATCTCGCCCCCTACACGGGCACGGCCATCGCCGAGTATTTTATGCACGCGGGCAGGGATTGCCTCATCGTCTACGACGATTTGTCCAAGCACGCGGTGGCGTACCGCACCATCTCGCTTTTGTTGCGCCGTCCCTCGGGGCGCGAGGCCTACCCCGGCGACATTTTCTATCTGCACTCCCGCTTGTTGGAGCGTAGCGCCCACCTCAGCGAGACCTTAGGCGGCGGCAGTTTGACCGCTTTGCCCATCGTCGAAACGCTGTCGGGCGACATTTCGGCCTATATTCCCACCAACGTCATCAGCATTACGGACGGTCAAATATATTTGGAGAGCGAATTGTTCCACGCGGGCGTCCGTCCCGCCGTCAACGTAGGTCTGTCCGTCAGCCGCGTCGGCAGCGCCGCCCAATGCCCCGCCGTCAAGAAGGTATCGCGGCAGATCCGTCTGGACTTGGCGCACTATCGCGAGATGAGCCTGTTCGCTCGTTTCGGCGCCGACCTCGACAAGCAGACCAAGGCCATTTTGGCACGCGGCGAGCGCCTTACCGAGAGTCTCAAACAGCCGCGCTATCAACCCATGACCGTGGCCGACATGACTGTCGAACTGTACGTCGTCACGCACAAGAGCCTTTTGGACGGGCTTACGACCGACAAGGTCAAGCCCTACGTCGAGCGGTTGCTGGCCACGCTCTACGAGCAAGAGGCCGAATTGATGGCCGCCATCGACGAGACCAAGGACGTCACCGACGACCAACTTGCCGTCGTGCAGACCATCGCCAAAGACTTGGCCAACCGAATGAGATGA
- a CDS encoding F0F1 ATP synthase subunit gamma, whose translation MKGLNEIKSRIGGVRDTLKITKAMYVISAAKMSKCLSDMANAVAYLTEIDRAVSRLMCPRYAATPYLMGNADGKETGFVVITGNKGLCGDYNDKVLSFAWDAIAPYAERKIFTVGTVAEYYFKGKNVKVSTAFSHMMANPLPEDAAKVADRMMDDLVESKLREVYLVYTRANHLFDQEVVMERLLPIPYEMQTEDVALSIEDGTVSELLNEALRARVYNALMNAYCALNYKHMTSMREAANNGESMLEDLTQTYNHARQAAITAELNDVNVARMATEDNL comes from the coding sequence ATGAAAGGCCTCAACGAGATAAAGTCACGAATAGGTGGGGTACGTGATACCCTCAAGATAACCAAGGCGATGTACGTCATATCCGCCGCCAAGATGAGCAAGTGCCTCTCTGACATGGCGAATGCGGTCGCCTATCTCACCGAGATCGACCGCGCCGTCTCTCGCCTCATGTGTCCGCGCTACGCGGCCACGCCCTATCTTATGGGCAACGCCGACGGCAAGGAGACGGGCTTCGTCGTCATCACGGGCAACAAGGGACTTTGCGGCGACTACAACGACAAAGTGCTGTCCTTCGCGTGGGATGCCATCGCCCCCTACGCGGAGCGCAAGATATTCACGGTGGGCACCGTCGCCGAGTACTACTTCAAGGGCAAGAACGTCAAAGTGAGCACGGCTTTTTCGCACATGATGGCCAATCCCCTCCCCGAGGACGCCGCCAAGGTGGCGGACCGCATGATGGACGACCTCGTCGAGAGCAAACTGCGCGAGGTCTACCTCGTCTACACCCGTGCCAACCACCTCTTCGACCAAGAGGTCGTCATGGAGCGGCTATTGCCCATTCCCTACGAGATGCAAACCGAGGACGTAGCCCTCTCCATCGAGGACGGCACGGTGAGCGAACTGTTGAACGAAGCCCTGCGGGCACGCGTGTACAACGCACTTATGAACGCCTACTGCGCCCTCAACTACAAGCACATGACCAGCATGCGCGAAGCCGCCAACAACGGCGAAAGCATGCTCGAAGATCTCACCCAAACCTACAACCACGCCAGACAGGCCGCCATCACAGCGGAACTCAACGACGTCAATGTCGCCCGCATGGCCACCGAGGACAATCTATGA
- a CDS encoding F0F1 ATP synthase subunit beta, whose protein sequence is MNTQGTVIQIIGPVVDVRFPTYMPRQNELLQVQTGNGTVAVEVHSHREDNIVRCVALEATEGLARGMTVISEGKTVEIPVGDQVLGRVLDALGRPLDEKPAPTGKRWSIYRPAPALDEQRSGTEILETGIKIIDLLSPYPKGGKIGLFGGAGVGKTVLILELIGNVAKQHGGYSVFTGVGERSREGNEMVAEMNASGVIHNTALVFGQMNESPGARMRAALSGLTIAEYFRDVKRQDILLFIDNIYRYVQAGSEISALLGRMPSAVGYQPTLAGELGSLEERVCSTRNGSITSIQAVYVPADDLTDPAPSTIFTHLDATTVLSRDIVEQGIYPAVDPLESNSRFLEPDLVGELHYDTARRVVGTLQRYKELQDIIAILGMDELNPEDKLLVYRARKLQRFFSQPFAVAESYTGIPGKFVPIAETIRGCNDILDGKLDDVNENDFFFIGGLEDLGR, encoded by the coding sequence ATGAACACGCAAGGCACCGTCATTCAAATCATCGGACCGGTGGTGGACGTTCGCTTCCCCACCTATATGCCCCGTCAAAACGAACTGCTCCAAGTCCAAACGGGCAACGGGACAGTCGCCGTCGAGGTGCACTCTCACCGCGAAGACAATATCGTCCGTTGCGTGGCGTTGGAGGCCACCGAGGGTTTGGCGCGCGGCATGACCGTCATCAGCGAAGGCAAGACGGTGGAGATACCCGTAGGCGATCAGGTTTTGGGCAGAGTGCTGGACGCTTTGGGCCGTCCCTTGGACGAAAAGCCCGCCCCCACGGGCAAGCGGTGGAGCATCTACCGCCCAGCGCCCGCCTTGGACGAACAGCGCAGCGGCACCGAGATATTGGAGACGGGCATCAAGATCATCGACCTCTTGTCCCCCTACCCCAAAGGCGGCAAAATCGGCCTTTTCGGCGGTGCGGGCGTGGGCAAGACCGTGCTTATATTGGAACTTATCGGCAACGTGGCCAAACAGCACGGCGGCTACTCGGTGTTCACGGGCGTGGGCGAGCGTAGCCGCGAAGGCAACGAAATGGTCGCCGAGATGAACGCTTCGGGCGTCATCCACAATACGGCATTGGTGTTCGGGCAGATGAACGAATCCCCCGGCGCGCGTATGCGTGCGGCGCTTTCGGGGCTTACCATCGCCGAGTATTTCCGCGACGTCAAGCGGCAGGACATTCTTCTATTCATCGACAATATCTACCGCTATGTGCAGGCGGGCAGCGAAATCAGCGCCCTGTTGGGGCGTATGCCCTCGGCCGTGGGCTACCAGCCCACCTTGGCCGGCGAGTTGGGCAGTTTGGAGGAGCGCGTCTGCTCTACCCGCAACGGCTCCATCACCTCGATACAGGCGGTCTACGTCCCTGCGGACGACCTCACCGATCCCGCCCCCTCCACCATCTTCACGCACCTTGACGCCACCACCGTCCTCTCGCGCGACATCGTGGAACAGGGCATCTATCCCGCCGTCGATCCCTTGGAGAGCAACAGCCGCTTCTTGGAGCCCGACCTCGTGGGCGAATTGCACTACGACACCGCCCGCCGCGTCGTGGGCACCCTCCAACGCTACAAGGAATTGCAGGACATCATCGCCATCTTAGGCATGGACGAACTCAATCCCGAGGACAAACTGTTGGTCTACCGCGCGCGCAAATTACAGCGCTTCTTCTCTCAGCCCTTCGCCGTGGCCGAGAGCTACACGGGCATTCCCGGCAAATTCGTCCCCATCGCCGAGACCATTCGCGGCTGCAACGACATTTTGGACGGCAAGTTGGACGACGTCAACGAAAACGACTTCTTCTTTATAGGCGGCTTGGAGGACTTGGGACGATGA
- a CDS encoding F0F1 ATP synthase subunit epsilon, with protein sequence MNFTFKVVTPSGVFYEGEIKVLTLLLADGSIQFMANHREELASVADGKAAMTMPDGTRVDFCTSGGVFYFADNEARLMCEHAAYRKDWDDRLQARADYLRQEQQRRKQSAKEHALSTIALNKAFVAMHRPTRKDVD encoded by the coding sequence ATGAATTTCACGTTCAAGGTCGTCACCCCCTCGGGCGTCTTCTACGAGGGCGAAATCAAAGTGCTCACCCTTCTTCTCGCGGACGGCAGCATTCAATTTATGGCCAACCACCGCGAGGAGTTGGCTTCGGTAGCGGACGGCAAGGCCGCCATGACCATGCCCGACGGCACTCGGGTGGACTTCTGCACCTCGGGCGGCGTCTTCTATTTCGCCGACAACGAGGCGCGTTTGATGTGCGAGCACGCCGCCTACCGCAAGGATTGGGACGACCGCTTGCAAGCCCGCGCCGACTACCTACGGCAGGAGCAACAGCGCCGCAAGCAAAGCGCCAAGGAGCACGCGCTTTCGACCATCGCCCTCAACAAGGCCTTCGTCGCCATGCACCGCCCCACCCGCAAAGACGTCGATTAG